CGCGCGGACCTTCCCGGCGGCGATCTCCTCGAGCGCGACCGTCACCGGATTCGTGCTCGGGATATCGACCATCGGCAGATGGCCCTCTTTGAGCTGCCGGGCCCGCTTCGCGACGGCGATGACGAGCGCGTATTTGTTGTCGACTTTGTCCAAGAGTCCCTCCAGGGGCGGGCGGATCATCGACATGGCGGTCCTCCTACACGATGATGCCGCGCACCGGTCGGCTGTGAAGCGATGTGCACAACAGATTCAACGGCTCGGGTGCTCTGCCGGTTCAACAGGTGTCGAAGCCGCCTCGACCGCGGTGTGTGGCCGAATCCAAGACGGGAGCGGCGGGGGAAGGATTGGCCTTCCCCCGCCGACATAATCCCCGGCAGCGACCTACTCTCCCACGCCGGTGCCGGCGCAGTACCATCGGCCCTGGAGGGCTTAACGACCGTGTTCGGAATGGGAACGGGTGTGGCCCCTCCGGCAACGCCACCGGGAATCTTCGCGCGGGCGCGCCAACGCCGCGTCCGCAAATCTTCGCCCATGGCTCGTGCGTTCGGATCCCGGGCTTCTTAGTGCGTCAGAAGCCCTTGCCTGCGACTCCGAGCCACGGTGCAAGCTCCATACAGCTACCCCTACAGTTCATACCTTCAAGCCCTCGACCGATTAGTACCGGTAAGCTCAAGGCCTCACGGCCCTTACACCTCCGGCCTAT
Above is a genomic segment from bacterium containing:
- the rpoZ gene encoding DNA-directed RNA polymerase subunit omega — translated: MSMIRPPLEGLLDKVDNKYALVIAVAKRARQLKEGHLPMVDIPSTNPVTVALEEIAAGKVRAEKPTEPIKED